From a region of the Tachypleus tridentatus isolate NWPU-2018 chromosome 1, ASM421037v1, whole genome shotgun sequence genome:
- the mr gene encoding anaphase promoting complex subunit morula, translating to MSEALETLSVAWNVISKAFRPALDSGSNDEYLPSYEDLKASVELLHQHGIAHIVEEWFFETLQQDLREIIVPRFWSHFDFKTVDASGNPDTFFGSKYFLVLLHAVKELHSSFQLYIPCVSQLQCLHEDLQAEEDTLPTETRKFLQGSDLSLASRVHLVLKALLLAKLPQQFSNNLIDFYSRAFKAFQIKQPLEKCEEEDLDDQLECSACENDNENCCCVEVLNTFQEVNQHLKELNILEAVAGDAVTTVAYRHIKDYVQKTCKGNYENSYLPQLERWLDGALLMWMQSVYSESNAEYVVLICNIKEQMNHFLYETYTTVRTEELFSIIIEFPESQAALEDLKVCLEKTNLRQNLITSLKNSLERRLLHPGVNTADILTAYISAIKALRILDPTGVILQLVCEPVRKYLRLREDTVRCIVSSLTDDGCGELASELMKGAPLLLDDNYQADEESVNWESWQPDPSDADPTKTTQSHRSHDIISMLVSIYGSKDLFVKEYCVLLADRLLSTFCYDTVREIRYLELLKLRFGESQLHQCEVMLKDVADSKRINAHVNSEKMVADFRVGEFPLNAMILSAQFWPTLREEHLQLPEIVEKALDSYKKAFEALKGNRTLCWKGHLGLVNLDLQLKDRTLNFSVSPIHATIIWHFQEKARWSLEALSGVTRVPTSALRRKIAYWQTLGILREEATDVFVLEEEEPQRQSLDGSVLPDEEEENGSVMASSQDQREEELQVFWSFIVGMLTNLGSLPIERIHSMLRMFAMQGSGTTGCSIHELRQFLDRKVHEQKLVYSGGYYRLPRV from the coding sequence ATGTCGGAAGCGTTGGAAACTTTGTCTGTTGCATGGAATGTAATTTCTAAAGCTTTTAGGCCCGCGTTGGATTCTGGAAGTAATGATGAGTATTTACCATCGTATGAAGACCTGAAGGCTTCTGTAGAACTTCTTCATCAGCATGGTATAGCTCATATTGTAGAAGAATGGTTTTTCGAGACACTACAACAAGATTTAAGAGAAATAATTGTTCCGAGGTTTTGGAGTCATTTTGACTTTAAAACTGTAGATGCTAGTGGAAATCCTGACACATTTTTtggttcaaaatattttcttgttcttCTTCATGCAGTAAAAGAACTTCATTCTTCATTCCAGTTGTACATTCCGTGTGTTTCCCAACTTCAGTGTTTACATGAAGATCTGCAAGCAGAAGAGGATACTCTTCCAACTGAAACACGGAAATTTCTACAAGGTTCAGACCTTTCATTAGCTAGTCGTGTTCATCTTGTGCTTAAAGCCCTACTTTTAGCAAAACTTCCTCAGCAATTTAGTAACAATCTTATTGATTTCTACAGTAGAGCTTTTAAAGCTTTCCAAATCAAACAGCCTTTAGAGAAATGTGAGGAGGAAGATTTAGATGACCAGTTAGAATGTTCAGCTTGTGAAAATGATAATGAAAACTGTTGCTGTGTTGAGGTATTAAATACTTTTCAGGAAGTCAACCAACATTTGAAAGAGTTAAATATTTTGGAAGCAGTAGCAGGAGATGCTGTTACCACTGTAGCGTATCGGCACATTAAGGATTATGTTCAGAAAACTTGTAAAGGAAACTATGAGAACTCTTATTTGCCCCAGTTGGAAAGATGGCTTGATGGAGCTTTATTGATGTGGATGCAATCTGTGTACAGTGAAAGCAATGCAgaatatgttgttttaatatgtaatatCAAAGAACAGATGAATCACTTCCTGTATGAAACATACACAACAGTTCGAACAGAAGAATTATTTAGTATCATTATAGAGTTTCCTGAATCGCAAGCAGCTTTGGAAGacttaaaagtttgtttagaaaaGACTAACTTAAGACAAAACCTaataacttcattaaaaaattcCCTTGAAAGACGACTGTTACACCCAGGAGTTAACACAGCTGATATTCTCACAGCATATATTTCTGCAATTAAGGCTTTAAGGATACTTGACCCTACAGGTGTTATTCTTCAACTTGTTTGTGAACCAGTTCGTAAATATCTCCGACTCAGGGAAGACACTGTACGATGCATAGTCTCTAGCTTGACAGATGATGGTTGTGGAGAACTAGCCTCTGAGTTAATGAAAGGTGCTCCATTGCTGCTCGATGATAATTATCAAGCTGATGAAGAGAGTGTAAATTGGGAATCTTGGCAACCTGATCCAAGTGATGCAGATCCTACTAAGACTACACAAAGTCATAGATCTCACGACATTATTAGTATGCTTGTCAGCATTTATGGAAGTAAAGACCTCTTTGTAAAGGAGTATTGTGTTCTGTTAGCTGATCGTCTTCTCTCAACCTTTTGCTATGACACTGTGAGAGAGATCCGTTATCTTGAACTCTTAAAACTCAGATTTGGAGAATCACAGCTTCATCAGTGTGAAGTGATGCTTAAAGATGTAGCAGACTCCAAGCGAATCAATGCTCATGTGAATTCAGAAAAAATGGTAGCTGATTTCAGAGTAGGAGAGTTTCCACTAAATGCTATGATACTTTCAGCCCAGTTTTGGCCTACGTTGCGTGAAGAACACTTACAGTTACCAGAGATAGTTGAGAAAGCATTAGACTCTTATAAAAAGGCATTTGAAGCTTTGAAAGGTAACCGAACTCTCTGTTGGAAAGGTCATTTGGGATTGGTGAACTTGGATCTACAATTGAAAGACCGAACACTGAATTTTTCTGTTTCACCAATACATGCCACTATTATATGGCACTTCCAGGAGAAAGCTCGTTGGAGTCTGGAGGCACTCAGTGGAGTTACTCGAGTGCCTACCTCTGCTCTTCGAAGAAAAATTGCCTACTGGCAAACCCTTGGCATTTTACGAGAAGAAGCTACAGATGTTTTTGTTCTAGAAGAAGAGGAACCACAAAGGCAGTCCCTTGATGGATCAGTATTACctgatgaagaagaagaaaatggGTCTGTCATGGCCTCTTCACAAGATCAGAGAGAGGAAGAACTTCAGGTGTTTTGGTCATTTATTGTAGGCATGCTAACTAATCTTGGCTCCTTACCAATAGAGAGGATTCACAGTATGTTACGAATGTTTGCCATGCAAGGTTCAGGAACCACTGGTTGTAGTATTCATGAACTACGGCAGTTTTTGGACAGAAAGGTTCATGAACAAAAACTTGTGTATTCAGGTGGTTATTATAGACTTCCTAGGGTATAA